From Pulveribacter suum, a single genomic window includes:
- a CDS encoding sulfate ABC transporter substrate-binding protein, whose product MTSKKTALKTLIASVALAASGLAAAQANSLLNVSYDVAREFYKDYNQAFIAHYQKTKGVQVKVDQSHAGSSAQARAVNDGLAADVVTFNTTTDVQFLADNGVVAKDWAKKFPHDASPTTSTMLFLVRHGNPKNIKDWDDLIRPDVKVIVVNPKTGGNGRYAYLGAWGSVREKGGTDAQAAEFVGKLYKNVPVLAKGGRDATATFLQRNIGDVLITFESEVVSVEREFGKGKVDAVYPSSSVTAENPVAVVERTVAKKGTGELARAYLDYLYSDEAQEIAAKHAIRPRSEAVLKRHADLFKPIQQFTVAKYFGSLTEAQKVHFNDGGQFDKLYQPGK is encoded by the coding sequence ATGACCTCGAAGAAAACCGCCCTCAAGACCCTCATTGCCTCCGTGGCCCTGGCTGCCAGCGGCCTGGCTGCGGCGCAGGCCAACTCGCTGCTGAACGTGAGCTATGACGTGGCGCGCGAGTTCTACAAGGACTACAACCAGGCCTTCATCGCGCACTACCAAAAGACCAAGGGCGTGCAGGTCAAGGTGGACCAGTCGCACGCCGGCTCCAGCGCCCAGGCGCGCGCCGTGAACGACGGCCTGGCCGCGGACGTGGTGACCTTCAACACCACGACCGACGTGCAGTTCCTGGCCGACAACGGCGTGGTGGCCAAGGACTGGGCAAAGAAATTTCCGCATGACGCCTCGCCCACGACGTCCACCATGCTGTTCCTGGTGCGCCATGGCAACCCCAAGAACATCAAGGACTGGGACGACCTGATCCGCCCCGATGTGAAGGTCATCGTGGTCAACCCTAAGACCGGCGGCAACGGCCGCTACGCCTACCTGGGCGCCTGGGGCAGCGTGCGCGAGAAGGGCGGCACCGACGCGCAGGCGGCGGAGTTCGTCGGCAAGCTGTACAAGAACGTGCCGGTGCTGGCCAAGGGCGGGCGCGACGCGACGGCCACCTTCCTGCAGCGCAACATCGGCGACGTGCTGATCACATTCGAATCGGAAGTGGTGTCGGTCGAGCGCGAGTTCGGCAAGGGCAAGGTCGATGCCGTGTACCCCTCCTCCAGCGTGACGGCCGAGAACCCGGTGGCGGTGGTCGAGCGCACCGTGGCCAAGAAGGGCACGGGCGAGCTGGCCCGCGCCTACCTGGACTACCTGTACTCCGATGAGGCGCAGGAGATCGCCGCCAAACACGCCATCCGCCCGCGTTCGGAGGCCGTGCTCAAGCGCCACGCCGACCTGTTCAAGCCCATCCAGCAGTTCACGGTGGCCAAATACTTTGGCAGCCTGACCGAAGCGCAGAAGGTGCACTTCAACGACGGCGGCCAGTTCGACAAGCTCTACCAGCCCGGCAAGTAA
- a CDS encoding sulfate/molybdate ABC transporter ATP-binding protein translates to MSIEIRNVSKRFGGFQALQGVNLDIRSGELIALLGPSGCGKTTLLRIIAGLETPDAGSIHFAGADTTDVHVRERGVGFVFQHYALFRHMTVFDNVAFGLRMKPRKERPAESVIRQKVMDLLKLVQLDWIADRYPSQLSGGQRQRIALARALAVAPQVLLLDEPFGALDAKVRKELRRWLRRLHDELHVTSIFVTHDQEEALEVADRVVVINQGRIEQEGTPREVWDNPASPFVYGFLGDVNLFKGRAAGGRIHLDDGMQLDSSEAAGAEGSAAFAYVRPHDLDVQRYSPGQALDAEGRPSGIVAQLARAIVVGPIARLELIPEGSHQSADNAQSDALIEAQIPAQQFHDMGLREGETLVVTPRRAKVFLDQAAGI, encoded by the coding sequence ATGAGCATCGAAATTCGCAACGTCAGCAAGCGGTTCGGCGGCTTCCAGGCGCTGCAGGGCGTCAACCTGGACATCCGCTCCGGCGAACTCATCGCGCTGCTGGGGCCGTCGGGCTGCGGCAAGACCACTCTGCTGCGCATCATCGCCGGCCTGGAGACGCCCGACGCGGGCAGCATCCACTTCGCTGGCGCAGACACCACCGACGTGCACGTGCGCGAGCGCGGCGTGGGCTTCGTCTTCCAGCACTACGCGCTGTTTCGGCACATGACGGTGTTCGACAACGTGGCCTTCGGCCTGCGCATGAAGCCGCGCAAGGAGCGGCCCGCCGAGAGCGTCATCCGCCAGAAGGTCATGGACCTCTTGAAGCTGGTGCAGCTGGACTGGATCGCCGATCGCTATCCGTCCCAGCTGTCGGGCGGCCAGCGCCAGCGCATCGCCCTGGCGCGCGCGCTGGCGGTGGCACCGCAGGTGCTGCTGCTGGACGAGCCCTTCGGCGCGCTGGACGCCAAGGTCAGGAAGGAGTTGCGCCGCTGGCTGCGCCGCCTGCACGACGAGCTGCACGTGACCAGCATCTTCGTGACGCACGACCAGGAGGAAGCGCTGGAGGTGGCCGACCGCGTGGTCGTCATCAACCAGGGCCGCATCGAGCAGGAAGGCACGCCGCGCGAGGTCTGGGACAACCCGGCCAGCCCGTTCGTCTATGGCTTTCTGGGCGACGTGAACCTGTTCAAGGGCCGCGCCGCCGGCGGGCGCATCCACCTGGACGACGGCATGCAGCTGGACAGCAGCGAGGCCGCCGGCGCCGAGGGCTCGGCCGCCTTTGCCTATGTGCGGCCGCACGATCTGGATGTGCAGCGCTACTCCCCCGGCCAGGCGCTGGACGCCGAGGGCCGGCCCAGCGGCATCGTCGCGCAGCTGGCGCGCGCCATCGTTGTGGGGCCGATCGCGCGGCTGGAACTTATCCCCGAAGGCAGCCACCAATCGGCGGACAATGCGCAATCTGACGCGCTGATCGAGGCGCAAATCCCCGCGCAGCAGTTCCACGATATGGGCCTGCGCGAAGGCGAGACGCTGGTGGTGACGCCGCGGCGCGCCAAGGTGTTCCTCGACCAGGCTGCCGGCATCTGA
- a CDS encoding DUF6817 domain-containing protein, translated as MTDSPRLFPDLDDTLLQRALPLLDDEWLQRDADLAPVLPVVLARGVGQDWHKAGTFRHHLVGVARSLTLWQQPSDVRLLGLLHSVYGNAFVDLVKFDAASERQRLQGVIGEAAEHLVHLFCTMSRAQFVQKVLAGEVQEDGSLQVELNGAAPRQGVRLSAYEVAAFAIVSMADTIEQWFSWQDEIFSRFPGTDTSRRQAVHWGASLWPGPMRPTARMVSQVAALGRALQHPALKGQLPLPPVFDGCQQALAPQHEAAASALYWSVVQLAQPLVDLDAATATLEQAVQLNPWVGEPQMVLAQLYLSAGRGEDAERAARGALQQFCTWGNAWDKRVQWDAWVAWTRILLQSAAQGSWPERLDKLNNLALR; from the coding sequence ATGACCGACAGCCCCCGCCTGTTCCCCGACCTCGACGACACCCTGCTGCAGCGCGCCCTGCCGCTGCTGGATGACGAATGGCTGCAGCGCGACGCCGATCTGGCGCCGGTGCTGCCCGTGGTGCTGGCCCGCGGCGTGGGGCAGGACTGGCACAAGGCCGGCACCTTCCGCCACCACCTGGTGGGCGTGGCCCGCTCGCTCACCCTGTGGCAGCAGCCGAGCGACGTGCGCCTGCTGGGGCTGCTGCACAGCGTCTATGGCAACGCGTTCGTGGACCTGGTGAAGTTCGACGCCGCCAGCGAGCGCCAGCGCCTGCAGGGCGTGATCGGCGAAGCAGCCGAGCACTTGGTCCACCTGTTTTGCACCATGAGCCGCGCGCAGTTCGTGCAGAAGGTGCTGGCCGGCGAAGTGCAGGAAGACGGCTCGCTGCAGGTCGAGCTGAACGGCGCCGCGCCGCGCCAGGGCGTGCGCCTGAGTGCCTACGAGGTGGCGGCGTTTGCCATCGTCAGCATGGCCGACACCATCGAGCAGTGGTTCAGCTGGCAGGACGAGATCTTCTCGCGCTTTCCCGGCACCGACACCTCGCGCCGCCAGGCCGTGCACTGGGGCGCGTCGCTGTGGCCCGGGCCCATGCGGCCCACGGCGCGCATGGTCAGCCAGGTGGCGGCGCTGGGCCGGGCGCTGCAGCATCCGGCCCTCAAGGGCCAGCTGCCGCTGCCGCCGGTGTTCGATGGCTGCCAGCAGGCCCTGGCGCCGCAGCACGAGGCCGCCGCCAGCGCCCTGTACTGGTCGGTGGTGCAGCTGGCACAGCCGCTGGTGGACCTGGACGCCGCCACCGCCACGCTGGAGCAGGCCGTGCAGCTCAACCCCTGGGTGGGCGAGCCGCAGATGGTGCTGGCGCAGCTGTACCTGTCGGCCGGCCGCGGCGAAGACGCCGAGCGCGCCGCGCGCGGTGCGCTGCAGCAGTTCTGTACCTGGGGCAATGCGTGGGACAAACGCGTGCAGTGGGACGCCTGGGTGGCCTGGACGCGCATCCTGCTGCAGTCGGCGGCGCAAGGCAGCTGGCCCGAGCGGCTGGACAAGCTGAACAACCTGGCACTGCGCTGA
- the cysW gene encoding sulfate ABC transporter permease subunit CysW, translating into MSGGASPATRRARAGTTEAPWVRRVLIGVALVFLLLFLVLPLAAVFTEALRKGLDAYLAGLREPDAWSAIRLTLITAAIAVPLNLVFGVAAAWCIAKFEFRGKAFLTTLIDLPFSISPVVAGLMYVLVFGANGWLGPWLAEHDIKIVFAVPGIVLATVFVTFPFIARELIPLMQAQGNDEEQAAVVLGASGWQTFRHVTLPNIKWGLLYGVILCNARAMGEFGAVSVVSGHIRGQTNTIPLHVEILYNEYQSVAAFAAASLLALLALVTLVIKTVAEWKSEQERKAAAALPPERPQAAPALR; encoded by the coding sequence ATGAGCGGCGGAGCCTCTCCCGCCACGCGCCGCGCCCGGGCCGGCACCACCGAGGCGCCCTGGGTGCGCCGCGTGCTGATCGGCGTTGCGCTGGTCTTTTTGCTGCTGTTCCTGGTGCTGCCGCTGGCCGCCGTGTTCACCGAGGCGCTGCGCAAGGGGCTGGATGCGTATCTTGCCGGCCTGCGCGAGCCCGATGCCTGGTCCGCCATCCGCCTGACTTTGATCACCGCGGCCATCGCCGTGCCGTTGAACCTGGTGTTCGGCGTGGCGGCGGCCTGGTGCATTGCCAAGTTCGAGTTCCGCGGCAAGGCCTTTCTGACCACGCTGATCGACCTGCCGTTTTCCATCTCGCCAGTGGTCGCCGGCCTGATGTACGTGCTGGTCTTCGGCGCCAACGGCTGGCTGGGCCCCTGGCTGGCGGAGCACGACATCAAGATCGTCTTCGCCGTGCCGGGCATCGTGCTGGCCACCGTGTTCGTCACCTTCCCCTTCATCGCGCGCGAATTGATCCCGCTGATGCAGGCGCAGGGCAACGACGAGGAGCAGGCCGCCGTGGTGCTGGGCGCCAGCGGCTGGCAGACCTTTCGCCACGTGACGCTGCCCAACATCAAGTGGGGCCTGCTGTACGGGGTGATCCTCTGCAACGCGCGCGCCATGGGCGAGTTCGGCGCGGTGTCGGTGGTCTCGGGCCACATCCGCGGGCAGACCAACACCATCCCGCTGCACGTGGAAATTCTCTACAACGAGTACCAGTCGGTCGCGGCGTTCGCCGCCGCCTCGCTGCTGGCCCTGCTGGCCCTGGTCACGCTGGTCATCAAGACGGTGGCCGAGTGGAAGAGCGAGCAGGAGCGCAAGGCCGCTGCCGCCTTGCCCCCGGAGCGGCCCCAAGCCGCGCCAGCACTGCGCTGA
- a CDS encoding methionine ABC transporter ATP-binding protein: MIDLRGITQIYQGPSGPVEALRGIDLHITPGEVFGIIGRSGAGKSSLVRVINLLNRPSSGQVLVAGRDMTQLSERELRAARREIGMVFQHFNLLSSRTVYGNAALPLELAGMDGAQIRERVGPLLELVGLSHLADRHPAQISGGQKQRVGIARALASRPKVLLSDEATSALDPETTRSILELLRQVNRDLGVTVVLITHQMQVIKQIADRVAVIDAGRIAEMGSVIDLFTRPRQAITKSLIDEIVPQELPASVLARVRQLAARLAPGHSGQLLRLSYAGEQAYEPILSHLIRELGLDLSILHGQIDEIQQQTFGSLAVYASGAMARIGAAIDYLRASGVAVRTVDVSHD, from the coding sequence ATGATCGACCTTCGGGGTATCACCCAGATCTACCAGGGCCCCAGCGGCCCCGTCGAGGCCCTGCGCGGCATCGACCTGCACATCACGCCGGGCGAGGTGTTCGGCATCATCGGGCGCAGCGGCGCCGGCAAGAGCTCGCTGGTGCGCGTGATCAACCTGCTCAACCGGCCCTCCAGCGGCCAGGTGCTGGTGGCCGGGCGCGACATGACGCAGCTGTCCGAGCGCGAGCTGCGCGCCGCCCGCCGCGAGATCGGCATGGTGTTCCAGCACTTCAACCTGCTGTCTTCGCGCACCGTCTATGGCAACGCCGCGCTGCCGCTGGAGCTGGCCGGCATGGACGGCGCGCAGATCCGCGAGCGCGTGGGCCCGCTGTTGGAGCTGGTGGGCCTGTCGCACCTGGCCGACCGCCATCCGGCGCAGATCTCGGGTGGGCAAAAGCAGCGCGTGGGCATTGCCCGCGCACTGGCCAGCCGCCCGAAGGTGCTGCTGTCGGACGAAGCCACCAGCGCGCTGGACCCGGAGACCACGCGCTCCATCCTGGAGCTGCTGCGCCAGGTGAACCGCGACCTGGGCGTGACGGTGGTGCTGATCACGCACCAGATGCAGGTCATCAAGCAGATCGCCGACCGCGTGGCGGTGATCGACGCCGGCCGCATTGCCGAGATGGGCAGCGTGATCGATCTGTTCACCCGCCCGCGCCAAGCCATCACCAAGAGCCTGATCGACGAGATCGTGCCGCAGGAGCTGCCCGCCAGCGTGCTGGCGCGCGTGCGCCAGCTGGCGGCGCGCCTGGCGCCCGGGCACAGCGGCCAGCTGCTGCGCCTGTCGTATGCGGGCGAGCAGGCGTATGAGCCGATCCTGTCGCACCTGATCCGTGAGCTGGGACTGGATTTGTCCATCCTGCACGGGCAGATCGACGAGATCCAGCAGCAGACCTTCGGCTCGCTGGCCGTGTATGCCAGCGGCGCCATGGCGCGCATCGGCGCGGCCATCGACTATCTGCGCGCCAGCGGCGTGGCCGTGCGCACCGTGGACGTGAGCCACGACTGA
- a CDS encoding LysR substrate-binding domain-containing protein, producing MQDLNDMLYFAEVAERGGFAAAGRALGIPKSRLSRRVAELESRLGVRLLQRTTRSLSLTEVGQAYLRHCLALREAAQAAQDTVDQVHSEPCGTVRVTCPVTLAQSVLGELVPHFLARHPAVRLEMQVSNRVVNVVEEGVDVALRVRSSVDDSASMVVKRLGEGRQFLVASPAQLARQGTPATLLDLQRMDTLAMSAAEGRSSLALRGPGGRQETVHLAPRYVADDLLTLRFAALAGTGLCWLPDYMCMPDIQAGRLVRLLPEWAPARGIVHAVFASRRGLAPGVRSFLDFLGEELPPRVSLEEAAEAASYSKI from the coding sequence GTGCAGGACCTCAACGACATGCTGTATTTCGCCGAGGTGGCCGAGCGTGGCGGCTTTGCCGCGGCCGGGCGGGCGCTGGGCATCCCCAAGTCCCGCCTGTCGCGCCGCGTGGCCGAGCTGGAGTCGCGCCTGGGCGTGCGGTTGCTGCAGCGCACCACGCGCAGCCTGTCGCTGACCGAGGTGGGCCAGGCCTATCTGCGCCACTGCCTGGCGCTGCGCGAGGCAGCCCAGGCCGCGCAGGACACCGTAGATCAGGTGCACAGCGAGCCCTGCGGCACCGTGCGCGTGACCTGCCCGGTGACGCTGGCGCAGTCGGTGCTGGGCGAGCTGGTGCCGCACTTCCTGGCGCGCCACCCGGCCGTGCGGCTGGAGATGCAGGTCAGCAACCGCGTGGTCAACGTGGTGGAAGAGGGCGTGGACGTGGCCCTGCGCGTGCGCAGCTCGGTGGACGACAGTGCCAGCATGGTGGTCAAGCGCCTGGGCGAGGGCCGCCAGTTCCTGGTGGCCAGCCCGGCGCAGCTGGCGCGCCAGGGCACGCCCGCCACGCTGCTCGACCTGCAGCGCATGGACACGCTGGCCATGTCCGCGGCGGAGGGCCGTTCCAGCTTGGCCCTGCGCGGGCCCGGCGGGCGCCAGGAGACGGTGCACCTTGCCCCGCGCTACGTGGCCGACGACCTGCTGACGCTGCGCTTTGCCGCCCTGGCCGGCACGGGCCTGTGCTGGCTGCCCGACTACATGTGCATGCCCGACATCCAGGCCGGCCGGCTGGTGCGGCTGCTGCCCGAATGGGCGCCGGCGCGCGGCATCGTGCATGCGGTGTTTGCGTCGCGCCGGGGCCTGGCGCCCGGGGTGCGCAGCTTTCTGGACTTCCTGGGGGAGGAGCTGCCGCCGCGCGTCAGCCTTGAAGAGGCGGCCGAGGCGGCTTCTTATTCCAAAATCTGA
- the cysT gene encoding sulfate ABC transporter permease subunit CysT — MTTLTLASPPGGARPDAPRRRKGRRVLPGFGLTLGYTLFYLSIIVLIPLLALVVKSFSLTWPQFWEAVAAPRVLASYRLTFGASFIAACVNLVFGLLIAWVLVRYQFPGKKLVDALVDLPFALPTAVAGISLTALLAGNGWVGQYLEPLGIQLAFNPNGVVIALIFIGLPFVVRTVQPVLEDTEKELEEAATSLGATRWQIFRHVIFPAILPALLTGFAMAFARAIGEYGSVIFIAGNMPMVSEITPLIIIGKLEQYDYAGATAVAVVMLVISFAMLLVINALQAWQRKRSGMPA; from the coding sequence ATGACGACGCTGACGCTGGCGAGCCCGCCAGGTGGGGCCCGGCCTGACGCGCCGCGCCGGCGCAAGGGCCGGCGCGTGCTGCCCGGCTTCGGCCTGACGCTGGGCTACACCCTGTTCTACCTGAGCATCATCGTGCTCATCCCGCTGCTGGCGCTGGTGGTCAAGAGCTTCTCGCTCACCTGGCCCCAGTTCTGGGAGGCCGTGGCCGCGCCGCGCGTGCTGGCCTCCTACCGGCTCACCTTCGGCGCCTCTTTCATCGCCGCCTGCGTGAACCTGGTTTTCGGCCTGCTGATCGCCTGGGTGCTGGTGCGCTACCAGTTCCCTGGCAAGAAGCTGGTGGACGCGCTGGTGGACCTGCCCTTTGCCCTGCCCACGGCCGTCGCCGGCATCTCGCTCACGGCGCTGCTGGCGGGCAATGGCTGGGTCGGACAGTACCTGGAGCCGCTGGGCATCCAGCTGGCCTTCAACCCCAACGGGGTGGTGATCGCGCTGATCTTCATCGGCCTGCCCTTCGTGGTGCGCACGGTGCAGCCGGTGCTGGAAGACACCGAAAAGGAGCTGGAAGAAGCGGCCACCAGCCTGGGCGCCACGCGCTGGCAGATCTTTCGCCACGTCATCTTCCCGGCCATCCTGCCGGCGCTGCTGACCGGCTTCGCCATGGCGTTCGCACGCGCGATCGGCGAGTACGGCTCGGTCATCTTCATCGCCGGCAACATGCCCATGGTCTCCGAGATCACGCCCCTGATCATCATCGGCAAGCTGGAGCAGTACGACTACGCCGGCGCCACGGCGGTGGCCGTGGTCATGCTGGTCATCTCGTTTGCCATGCTGCTGGTCATCAACGCACTGCAGGCCTGGCAGCGCAAGCGCTCGGGGATGCCGGCATGA
- a CDS encoding disulfide bond formation protein B: protein MLLHWFDTAPRRLLGLIAAVCAGLLAFGMYLQYVVGLEPCPMCIVQRYALIFVAVTAALASAGARKGWWMGWAALALLAAGFGAFVAARQSWLQWYPPEVATCGRDFYGMIENYSLSRAIPMIFRGSGDCTAVDWTFLGGSIANWSFICFVLMSLALVLLLARGGRRAAR from the coding sequence ATGCTGCTCCACTGGTTCGATACGGCGCCACGCCGCCTCCTGGGCCTGATCGCCGCCGTCTGCGCAGGCTTGCTGGCCTTCGGCATGTACCTGCAATACGTGGTGGGGCTGGAGCCCTGCCCGATGTGCATCGTCCAGCGGTATGCTCTTATTTTTGTAGCTGTTACCGCAGCACTGGCAAGCGCTGGAGCCCGAAAAGGCTGGTGGATGGGCTGGGCCGCGCTGGCCCTGCTGGCGGCGGGTTTCGGCGCCTTCGTGGCGGCGCGCCAAAGCTGGCTGCAGTGGTACCCGCCCGAGGTCGCCACCTGCGGGCGCGACTTCTACGGAATGATCGAGAACTATTCCCTCAGCCGCGCCATCCCCATGATCTTTCGTGGCTCGGGCGACTGCACGGCGGTGGACTGGACCTTCCTGGGCGGCTCCATCGCCAACTGGTCCTTCATCTGCTTCGTGCTCATGAGCCTGGCGCTGGTGCTGCTGCTGGCGCGCGGCGGCCGGCGCGCGGCCCGCTGA
- a CDS encoding NADPH-dependent FMN reductase produces the protein MDKYRIAVIVGSLRKDSINRQLARALEGMAPQDFLLTQVRIDDLPLYNQDDEAEPADAVRRLKTEVARAQGVLFITPEYNRSVPGVLKNAIDHASRPYGQSVWAGKPAGVIGVSTGAPGTCMAQQHLRNVLAYLDMPTLGQPEAFIQAREGTFTEDGQIGEASRQFVQGWLDKYAAWVRRFAQL, from the coding sequence GTGGACAAGTACCGCATCGCCGTCATCGTCGGCAGCCTGCGCAAGGATTCGATCAACCGCCAGCTCGCCCGCGCCCTGGAGGGCATGGCGCCGCAGGACTTCCTGCTCACGCAGGTGCGCATCGACGACCTGCCGCTGTACAACCAGGACGACGAGGCCGAGCCGGCCGACGCCGTACGCCGGCTGAAAACCGAGGTTGCCAGGGCGCAGGGCGTGCTCTTCATCACGCCTGAGTACAACCGCTCCGTGCCCGGCGTGCTCAAGAACGCCATCGACCACGCCTCGCGCCCCTATGGCCAGAGCGTCTGGGCCGGCAAGCCGGCCGGGGTGATAGGGGTATCCACCGGCGCGCCCGGCACCTGTATGGCGCAGCAGCACCTGCGCAACGTGCTGGCCTACCTGGACATGCCCACCCTGGGCCAGCCCGAGGCCTTCATCCAGGCCAGGGAAGGCACGTTCACCGAGGACGGCCAGATCGGCGAGGCCAGCCGCCAGTTCGTGCAAGGCTGGCTGGACAAGTACGCGGCCTGGGTGCGCCGCTTCGCCCAGCTCTGA
- a CDS encoding methionine ABC transporter permease, which translates to MFENFSQMMLELFATSLWETVVMVGVSGVLGGLIGIPLGVFLRLTDAGGILQNGWANRLVGGVVNAVRSTPFIILLVAIIPFTRLVTGSSIGTWAAVVPLTLASAPFVARLVETALREVDNGLVEAAQSMGATTGQIVWKVLLPEALPGIVAGLTISFVSLTGYSAMAGAVGGGGLGDLGIRYGYQRFLPDVMLAVVVILIVFVQAIQSLGDWAVRRLSHR; encoded by the coding sequence GTGTTCGAGAACTTTTCGCAAATGATGCTGGAGCTGTTTGCCACCTCGCTGTGGGAGACGGTGGTCATGGTCGGTGTGTCCGGCGTGCTGGGCGGACTGATCGGCATTCCGCTGGGGGTGTTTCTGCGGCTGACGGACGCTGGCGGCATCCTGCAAAACGGCTGGGCCAACCGGCTGGTGGGCGGCGTGGTGAATGCCGTGCGCTCCACGCCCTTCATCATCTTGCTGGTGGCCATCATTCCGTTCACGCGGCTGGTGACGGGCTCGTCCATCGGCACCTGGGCGGCCGTGGTGCCGCTGACGCTGGCGTCCGCGCCCTTCGTCGCGCGCCTGGTGGAGACGGCGCTGCGCGAGGTGGACAACGGCCTGGTCGAGGCCGCGCAGTCCATGGGCGCCACCACCGGCCAGATCGTCTGGAAGGTGCTGCTGCCCGAGGCGCTGCCCGGCATCGTGGCGGGCCTGACCATCAGCTTCGTCAGCCTTACCGGGTACTCGGCCATGGCCGGCGCCGTGGGCGGCGGCGGGCTCGGCGACCTGGGGATCCGCTACGGCTACCAGCGCTTTTTGCCCGACGTGATGCTGGCCGTGGTGGTCATCCTCATCGTCTTCGTGCAGGCCATCCAGAGCCTGGGCGACTGGGCCGTGCGGCGGCTGTCGCACCGCTGA
- a CDS encoding FMN-dependent NADH-azoreductase yields MRLLHIDSAITGDQSVSRQLSADIVRAWLASHPGTEVEHLDLVADAPAHFTVDALAPRTGQTDGLSEAQVRENAVSERLVRQFLAADVVVIGAPLYNFTIPTQLKAWIDRLAQPGRTFRYTASGPEGLAGGKTVIVASSRGGLYSTSEAGRAMEHQESYLQTILGFFGVTDVRIVRAEGVALGPEARAAALAAAAADIDTQVAPRAANQERLSQVA; encoded by the coding sequence ATGCGACTGCTGCACATCGACTCGGCCATCACCGGCGACCAATCCGTCTCCCGCCAGCTCAGCGCCGACATCGTGCGCGCCTGGCTGGCCAGCCACCCGGGCACCGAGGTGGAGCATCTGGACCTGGTGGCCGACGCGCCCGCGCACTTCACCGTGGATGCGCTGGCGCCACGCACCGGGCAGACCGACGGCCTGAGCGAGGCCCAGGTGCGCGAGAACGCCGTTTCCGAGCGCCTGGTGCGCCAGTTCCTGGCGGCAGACGTGGTGGTCATCGGCGCGCCGCTGTACAACTTCACCATTCCCACCCAGCTCAAGGCCTGGATCGACCGGCTGGCCCAGCCCGGGCGCACCTTCCGCTACACCGCCAGCGGCCCCGAGGGCCTGGCCGGCGGCAAGACGGTCATCGTGGCCTCCAGCCGGGGCGGGCTGTATTCGACCAGCGAAGCCGGCCGCGCCATGGAGCACCAGGAAAGCTACCTGCAGACCATCCTGGGCTTTTTCGGCGTGACGGACGTGCGTATCGTGCGCGCCGAAGGCGTGGCCCTGGGCCCCGAGGCGCGGGCCGCGGCCCTGGCTGCTGCGGCCGCCGACATCGACACGCAGGTGGCGCCCCGCGCCGCCAACCAGGAGCGCCTGAGCCAGGTCGCCTGA